The following proteins come from a genomic window of Candidatus Eremiobacterota bacterium:
- a CDS encoding aldo/keto reductase codes for MKLRRLGRGGPLVSEVGLGCMGMSEFYGRPDDAESIRTIQRALQLGITFLDTADMYGAGRNEELVGRAIAGRREQVFLATKFGIVRDPNDPSRRGISGKPAYVRAACEASLRRLGVDYVDLYYQHRVDAETAIEETVGAMHELVREGKVRYLGLSEAAPPNIRKAAATAPIHALQSEYSLFSRDPEANGVFETVRELGIGFVPYSPLGRGILTAKITGVDELPADDFRRSNPRYANQNFDRNAALVKRLEELASEIGVTPAQLALAWVLAQGEEIVPIPGTKRVSYLEENAAAAEVRLTPPQLARIEAIVPRGAAAGDRTADMRFVNR; via the coding sequence ATGAAGCTGCGCAGACTCGGTCGCGGCGGTCCCTTGGTCAGCGAGGTGGGCCTAGGCTGCATGGGGATGTCCGAGTTCTACGGCCGGCCCGACGATGCGGAGTCGATTCGGACGATTCAGCGCGCGCTCCAGCTGGGCATCACCTTCCTCGACACCGCCGACATGTACGGTGCGGGCCGCAACGAGGAGCTCGTCGGCCGCGCGATCGCCGGGCGCCGCGAGCAGGTTTTTCTGGCGACGAAGTTCGGGATCGTGCGCGATCCGAACGATCCGTCCCGGCGCGGGATCAGCGGGAAGCCCGCCTACGTGCGCGCTGCCTGCGAAGCGTCGTTGCGCCGGCTCGGCGTCGACTACGTCGACCTGTACTATCAGCACCGCGTCGATGCGGAGACGGCAATAGAAGAGACCGTGGGCGCGATGCACGAGCTCGTGCGCGAAGGCAAGGTGCGGTATCTGGGTCTCTCGGAAGCAGCGCCGCCGAACATTCGCAAGGCAGCCGCGACCGCGCCGATCCACGCGCTGCAGAGCGAGTACTCGCTGTTCAGCCGCGACCCGGAAGCGAACGGGGTGTTCGAGACGGTTCGCGAGCTCGGGATCGGCTTCGTCCCGTACAGCCCGCTCGGCCGCGGAATCCTCACCGCGAAGATCACCGGTGTCGACGAGCTTCCGGCGGACGATTTCCGCCGCTCCAACCCGCGCTACGCGAACCAGAACTTCGACCGCAACGCCGCGCTGGTGAAGCGGCTGGAAGAGCTCGCGTCCGAGATCGGCGTCACGCCGGCCCAGCTGGCGCTGGCGTGGGTGCTCGCGCAAGGCGAGGAGATCGTTCCGATCCCGGGCACCAAGCGCGTGAGCTATCTCGAAGAGAACGCCGCTGCCGCGGAGGTCCGTCTTACGCCGCCGCAGCTCGCGCGCATCGAAGCGATCGTGCCCCGCGGCGCAGCGGCCGGCGACCGGACGGCGGACATGCGCTTCGTGAACCGTTAG